From one Esox lucius isolate fEsoLuc1 chromosome 11, fEsoLuc1.pri, whole genome shotgun sequence genomic stretch:
- the LOC105031447 gene encoding apoptosis regulator BAX-like isoform X2, whose amino-acid sequence MAPVRLSEYRVGEAVLNRVMKDQLADVSSPEDLVTYLEKVKNEDEDEDEEKLILQLALIVRRIGEALKNDKEMKTMMGKMSNKSNYWKVVEKVFEDGLITWERIAVLFYVAGRMAVKVVIAHLPQYVKDILTWTLEYFKRNLLSWVKENGGWVRSVLSHSQTPQTVKLAPAL is encoded by the exons AGTGATGAAGGACCAGCTAGCGGACGTGTCCTCACCAGAAGATTTGGTAACCTACTTAGAGAAGGTGAAGAATGAGGACGAGGACGAGGACGAGGAGAAGTTGATTTTACAGCTGGCTTTGATTGTACGAAGAATTGGAGAAGCACTCAAGAATGACAAGGAGATGAAGAC TATGATGGGGAAGATGTCCAACAAGTCCAACTACTGGAAGGTGGTAGAAAAAGTTTTCGAGGATGGTCTCATCACCTGGGAGAGAATAGCTGTGCTGTTCTATGTGGCAGGGAGAATGGCTGTCAAA GTGGTGATTGCACATTTGCCCCAGTATGTGAAAGACATTCTGACGTGGACTTTGGAGTACTTCAAAAGAAATTTACTGAGCTGGGTCAAAGAGAATGGAGGATGG GTCAGGAgtgttctctctcattcccaAACTCCTCAAACTGTGAAGCTGGCACCTGCTTTATAG